TTTAATAATACTTATACACTAGCTGTAACTAAAGAAACAGCAAAAAAATATAACTTAGAAACAATAAGTGATTTTGCTAAGGTTTCAAAGGACTTTAAGTCAGGAACTACATTTGAATTTTTAAATAGAGCTGATGGGCTTTTAGGATTAAAAAAGGCGTACAACTTTGATTTAAAAGATGAAGTTGCATTAGATAGTTCGCCTAGGTATGTTGCTTTAAAAAATGGAGATGTAGATGTAATAGATGCGTTTACTACAGATGGTTTAATCAAAAAATTTGATTTGAAACTACTTAAGGATGATAAGCAATTTTTCCCTCCATATTATGTAACTCCTATAGTTAAAAGTGACGTTTTAGAGAAGTATCCTGAAATTGAACCTGTTTTAAATGATTTAGGAGCGGTTTTAACAGAGGAAATTATGATGGAACTTAATTATAAGGTAGATGAGCTACATATGGACCCAGATACTGTAGCAAAAGAGTTTTTAATAGAGCAAAAGTTAATTAAAGAGTAGAGTTAAGTTAAGAGGGAGTAATATTGTATTTTGCTACACAAGCTGAAAAGATGCTTCAAATGTAGCTAAAATACACTATTACTCCCTCTTTGTTTAGTTTGAAATAGGAGCAAAAACAATAATTATCAGAAAATTCACTAGGACGAGATATATTCCATATACATATTAGCAATAAGATTAAAGGAGGTTCGTTATGAGTAAAAATTTACAAAGGGCAAGTATTACTCCTGATAATTTAAATGATTCGGGTTTTATAGACTCGCTTAAGCTTACCAAAGATGAAAGAAAAATTGGAACCGTTAAGTTTCTTATATTTTCAGTTATTGCTATAATGATATTTTTTATACCTATAGAACAAAATGGAAAACACAATATATTATTTGGAATTATTTATAATGCTATAGTTGATTTTTTAGGAGTACCAGGATTTTGGTATGTAGCAATTTTAATTACAGGAAATGCCATCTGTAGCGTATATGGAAAGTATATAGCTAGGCCTGGCAATAAATTATATGAATATTATAAAAGTGATTCAAAAATACATCCTATTTTATATTTGATGGCAGCTATATTTATGCTTATGTACTGTTTGAAAATTACAATACCTAATATGAATTTACCACAAATAATAGTAGGAAATGATATAGGTGGAGTTGTTATTCCAGACATTGTAATAGGAGTTGCTTGGATTATACCTGTAGGAGCTTTCTTTGTTCCATTTTTACTTAACTACGGAAGTATAGATTTCTTTGGAGTATTGCTAGAGCCTTTGATGAGACCTTTATTTAAAGTTCCTGGAAAGAGTGCAGTTGATGCAACAGCTTCATTTGTAGGTTCAACATCCATGTCTATAATAATAACTAGTAGGTTGTTTAAAAATACAACTTATACAAAAAAAGAAGCAACTATAATAGCTACATCTTTTAGTGCTGTTAGTGTGGGATATGCTTTCGTCGTAATGAAAACAGCATCTATTGAACAATATTTTTTACCTGTGTATTTTACTTCATTTTTATTAGCTTTTATTGTAGCGTTTTTCGTGGTTAGGATACCGCCTATTAATAAAATGGAAAGTGTTTATATAAATGGAAGAAAACAAAGTATTGAAGATATAAAAAATGAGCCCAAGTATGGTAAAGGCATGATTAAAAAAGGTGTTGATAGAGCTACTAAAAGAGCTTATTATTCAGAGAGTTTGTTTAAGAGTATTAAGGATAGCTTGGTAGATGGATTTAAGGTTTTACCTAAGGTTGTTTCGTTACTTTGTGCTATAGGAATTTTAAGTATGATTATAGCTAAACATACACCTGTTTTTGAATGGCTTGGATATTTATTTTTACCTATTTTGAAAATTTGTCAAGTTCCTGATGCTAATGCTATTTCAGCTTGTATGCCTGTAGGTATAACAGAAATGTTTATTCCTACGTTAATAATTGCAGATCAAGCTAATGTTATAAGTGAAGCAGCTAGAGCTTTTGTTGTTATGGTTTCTACTGTTCAGGTTATATTTTTTGCTGAGTCTATTGTTGTTATGAAGTCTACTGGAATACCAGTTAATTTAAAGCAGTTGATTATATTGTTTATAGAAAGAACTATTATTGCTATACCATTTGCTGCGGTTTTTGTTAAGATACTTTTTTAATATATTATTAAGATATAAACTTTAAATAAATAATAAATGAGAGTATACATGTATACTCTCATTTATTATTTATTTATAATTTAAGATATGCAAACTTAAAAAGAGGGAGGATGTCAAAATGATAAAGAAAAAATTTCATTATGAGAAAAAATTAAATACAAAAAATGATAGAAAATTACTATTAACATTGAAAGATAAAAAAAGTCCTAACTATATTGGAAAAGGCGTGAATGTTATATATGTATATAGCTTAATAGAAACTCATATACCTTATCCTAATAAAATTGGTAAAGTCTTATATATAGGAGAAGCTTGTAAGAAGGCTAACCCAACCGGGTTAAGATTTAGCCAACATATACTCGGAAAATCAAATGAAGGGAGGTCTAGAAATGTAAATTATACTGTACATAAGTATTATTGGAATGGAGCTAAAATAGCAATTGATATATTTGATATTGGAGATGTAAGTAAAGAACATAGAAAAGATATTGAGAGAAACTTAATAAATTCACATATTAAAATATACGGGGCTCCACCTATTGCACAGGGAACCAGTGGAGTCCTAGTTGAAGAAATTAGAAATATAGATGAAAGCGAAGCTAATGAATATTTATTTTAGATAATTATAAAAACTTACTAGTATAAAGTTTAAAATTTTTACTAGTAAGTTTTGCTTAGAATTAAATTATTCTCAAAGCCACCTCTAGCATCTTTTTTCTCATTCCTTCTATCTAAAATATCCTCTTCACTATAGCCATACTTAGATCCAATAGCAAATAAAACCTCCATAACGTCAGCTATCTCATCAAGATTTTTATCCTCTAAAAGTTCGTTAACTTCCTCGTTAAGTTTCTTATAAAGATACTCTAGGGCAACCTCGTCACTAACAACTTCAATTTCACACTTATTCCCACTAGATTCAATAATTTCAGGTATTCTATCTCTAACTAATTTATTGTAAACTTTCATAATTACCTCCAAATTTAAAATTACAATTTAAATTATAGAAGTTCATATAACCTTTGTCAAAACATGATAAAATATAAAAGTAAAAATATATAATAATATATATTTATGAAAGGGGAGTATATGAACTTAAATTGTATAACAGGAAATAATGACCATTTATATAAACATATAAAACAAAGCTTTTATAAAGCTAAAAGTATAGATATTATAGTATCTTTTCTTATGGAAAGTGGAGTTAAGCTATTAAGAAAAGACTTAGAAGAAATATCAAATAAAAATATACCAATAAGAATTTTAACAGGAAATTATTTAAATATAACTCAACCATCTGCACTATACCTTATAAAAGATATACTAGGTGATAATGTAGATTTAAGATTTTATAATGATACAAAAAGGAGCTTCCACCCAAAAGCTTATATATTTGAATATGAAGATGGAGGAGAAATATTTATAGGGTCTTCAAATTTATCAAAATCAGCATTAACTGAAGGTATAGAATGGAATTATCGTATAGATAAACATAAAAATATAGATGATTATAAATATTTTAAAGATATGTTTGAAGATTTATTTTACAATGAATCAATTATAGTAAATGACCAAGAGTTAGAGACTTACTCAAAAACATGGAAAAGACCTAAGATATATTCTAATATAGGTGTAGATGAGTTTAAAAAAGATGTAAAAGAAGAAAATAATGTAGTGAGTATATTTGAGCCAAGAGGGGCGCAGATAGAAGCTTTATATGAGCTTAGAAAAACTAGAGAAGCTGGAAATGATAAGGGGTTAGTAGTAGCAGCTACAGGCATAGGAAAGACATATTTAGCGGCTTTTGATAGTAGAGAGTTTAATAGAGTATTATTTATCGCACATAGAGAAGAAATATTAAAGCAAGCTTATGAAACATTCAAAACTATAAGAATAGATAAGCGAATAGATAAAAATATAGTGGTAGTTGATAACAATATAGAAAGTTATGATTATCTACAAAACAAAAAAGAAACACCGTTAAAGGTATCTGAAAATATAGAGATTGAAGATTATAAAAGATGTGAAGAAGAGTTTAATATGGGCTTTTTTATGAATTCTCAAAGAGATACTAATAAAGATATTATTTTCGCATCTGTACAAAGTTTAGGTAAAGAAACGTATTTAAATGAAGATTATTTTGAAAGGGGCTATTTTGATTATATAGTTGTGGATGAGTTTCATCATGCAGTATCAAATAACTATCAAAATATAATTAATTATTTTGAACCTAAGTTTATGTTAGGGCTTACGGCGACTCCAGAGAGGTTAGATAATAAAGATGTTTTTAGTGTATGCGACTACAACACAGTTTATGAAGCTACTTTAAAAACTGCAATTGATAAAGGTTGGCTAGTTCCTTTTAGATATTATGGAATATATGATGAAAGTGTAAATTATGATGAAGTAGAGTATAAGAATGGAAAATACAGCATAAAGGAATTACAAGAAGCTTTGAGCATAAATAAAAGAGCTGATTTAATATTTAATCATTATAAAAAATATAAATCATCTAGGGCGTTAGGGTTCTGTACAAGTAAATCTCATGCAGAGTTTATGGCTAAATATTTCAATGAACAAGGGATACCTTCATGTGCAGTATATAGTGGAAGGGAAGGAGAATATAACGAGGATAGAAATATAGCTTTAAATAAGCTAAGAGATGAAGAATTAAAAGTTATATTTTCAGTTGATATGTTTAATGAAGGGTTAGATGTTAAAAGTATAGACATGGTTATGTTTTTAAGACCTACAGAGTCACCAACTATATTTTTACAACAATTAGGAAGAGGACTTAGAAAAGATAAAAATAAAAAGTATTTAAATGTATTAGATTTTATAGGTAACTATAAAAAGTCTAATTTAGTACCATATCTTCTAATCGGTGAAAATAAAGCAAATGCATCATCAAATAGAAATATGCCTTCGGAGGAAGATTTCCCTGAAGATTGTTTTATAGATTTTGATTTTAGGCTTGTGGATATTTTTGAAAGAATGAGAAAAGAAAATCAAAAGGTAAAAGACAAGATAACTGAAGAGTATTTTAGAATTAAGTCATATGTAGGACATAGACCATCTAGGTTAGATATATTTACTTATGCTGAAGATGAGATATACATAAATATAAAAGGGAAGAATGATATATTTAAAGACTACTTAGGGTATTTACAAGAGATAGGTGAAATAACTGATGCTGAACAAGTTTTAAAAGACTCATTTGCAGGCGAGTTTTTAAATATGGTAGCAACTACAGGGATGCAAAAGTTTTATAAAATACCTATATTATCAGCTTTCTATAATAATGGAAATGTTAAAGCTAAAGTTAGTGATAGTGATTTAAATGAATCTTTTATTAGTTTTTATAAATCAGGAACTAATAAATATTTTATTATGAAAGATAAAGATATAAAAGATGAAAAAGCTATATACACTGATAAGTTTATAAATAATGCAAAGAAAAATCCTATAGATGCCTTTTTAAAAACTAGTAGTGAATATTTTTATATGGAAGAAGATATGTTTTGTTTAGATAATCGTATGTTAGAGTTTTTAGATAATGATATCTTTATTAAGGAGTTTAAAGACTGTATAGATTATAGATTGAAAAAGTTTTACAAAGATAAATTTGAGAAGTAAAAATTATATAGAGTTTGAGCTTTGATGAAAGTAGAAAGGAGCAAAGTATGAGTTGTATATTTTGTGATATGAAAGATTATGTTTTAGAAAATGATTTGGCTTATGCTATATTTGACAAGTTTCCAGTAAATAAAGGTCATATGTTATTCATTCCTAAAAGACATGTGAAAGACTTCTTTGATATAACTAACAAGGAAAGAGAATCTATTTTTAAACTTATATATGAAGGAAAGAAGTTATTAGATGAAAAGTATTCACCAGATGGATATAATGTAGGAGTTAACTGTGGAGAAGTTTCAGGACAGACTGTAATGCATGTTCATGTACACCTAATTCCAAGATATTTTGGAGATACTGATTGTCCAAAAGGTGGAGTAAGAGGGGTTATACCTACTAAAATGAAGTATTAATAAAAGTAGCGAAGGATAAATATATAAGTTTTATCGACCTTAAAAGCATCTTTATAGCTTTGGGAGAAAAACTTATATTTTATCCGAGGCATTAAACTGATTATGTATAATACCCCTATATCGTAAAACGCGACATAGGGGTTATAATTTTAAAATTTTAGTTATTAACTATATAAACTTGAAAATTAAAAACTTCAATTTCATTAAAATCCAACATTAACTCATAATTACCATTTTTATCAACACCATTTAATAAAATAGAATTGTTTTTAGGAATTTGAGTTTTGTTATATATATATTCTCCAGTAGAATTATCCTTTAACATTATTGTGATAGGGTATTCTGTTTGGGTATTTATTTTTAAATATTGACCTTTTTTAAAATCAATATTAAATGTCTTTTTAGATCCTGAATCAAAACCACCTTGAGCTTCTTCTTGAAGAAATGATATACTATTTGCCCCTTTCTTAGACTGATCTTTTAAGTTAGCATTAACTTCTAAAATTTGAATCTCTTTGTTTATAGAAGTAGTTTTAGTTTCAGACTCTGATGAGTTTGACTTTGCATTAGAACATCCTACACTAAGTAAAAGTAATGCTCCAATTAAACTTAGTACTTTAATTAATTTCATGAAAACTCCCCTTTAATAAATTTTATACAATGTCTTTTTATATTAACAACCAAGAAAATATATGTCAACAAAGATATAAATTGAAAAATTAAAAATTAATTATGCAGTTTTCATATGAGTATTTAACTAATATTAAGAATTATATTAGTTAAATATTAGAAAATTACACAATGTCGAAAAATGGAATAAAATGTATTTTGAAAGTTCTTTTAAAATTTATTCAAATGATGTTAAAATGGTTGAGGACAAAAAATATGGAGGTTTTGCATAAATATGAAAAAAAGGTTTATAGTATTAGCATCAGCACTTATGATTATAGCTCAACCATTTGTAGCAGATGCGCATTCAGGAAGAACTGATTCATCTGGAGGACATAGGGATAATAAAAATAAGTCTGGGTTAGGATC
The nucleotide sequence above comes from Paraclostridium bifermentans. Encoded proteins:
- a CDS encoding YjiH family protein → MSKNLQRASITPDNLNDSGFIDSLKLTKDERKIGTVKFLIFSVIAIMIFFIPIEQNGKHNILFGIIYNAIVDFLGVPGFWYVAILITGNAICSVYGKYIARPGNKLYEYYKSDSKIHPILYLMAAIFMLMYCLKITIPNMNLPQIIVGNDIGGVVIPDIVIGVAWIIPVGAFFVPFLLNYGSIDFFGVLLEPLMRPLFKVPGKSAVDATASFVGSTSMSIIITSRLFKNTTYTKKEATIIATSFSAVSVGYAFVVMKTASIEQYFLPVYFTSFLLAFIVAFFVVRIPPINKMESVYINGRKQSIEDIKNEPKYGKGMIKKGVDRATKRAYYSESLFKSIKDSLVDGFKVLPKVVSLLCAIGILSMIIAKHTPVFEWLGYLFLPILKICQVPDANAISACMPVGITEMFIPTLIIADQANVISEAARAFVVMVSTVQVIFFAESIVVMKSTGIPVNLKQLIILFIERTIIAIPFAAVFVKILF
- a CDS encoding nucleoside triphosphate pyrophosphohydrolase, producing MKVYNKLVRDRIPEIIESSGNKCEIEVVSDEVALEYLYKKLNEEVNELLEDKNLDEIADVMEVLFAIGSKYGYSEEDILDRRNEKKDARGGFENNLILSKTY
- a CDS encoding DEAD/DEAH box helicase family protein: MNLNCITGNNDHLYKHIKQSFYKAKSIDIIVSFLMESGVKLLRKDLEEISNKNIPIRILTGNYLNITQPSALYLIKDILGDNVDLRFYNDTKRSFHPKAYIFEYEDGGEIFIGSSNLSKSALTEGIEWNYRIDKHKNIDDYKYFKDMFEDLFYNESIIVNDQELETYSKTWKRPKIYSNIGVDEFKKDVKEENNVVSIFEPRGAQIEALYELRKTREAGNDKGLVVAATGIGKTYLAAFDSREFNRVLFIAHREEILKQAYETFKTIRIDKRIDKNIVVVDNNIESYDYLQNKKETPLKVSENIEIEDYKRCEEEFNMGFFMNSQRDTNKDIIFASVQSLGKETYLNEDYFERGYFDYIVVDEFHHAVSNNYQNIINYFEPKFMLGLTATPERLDNKDVFSVCDYNTVYEATLKTAIDKGWLVPFRYYGIYDESVNYDEVEYKNGKYSIKELQEALSINKRADLIFNHYKKYKSSRALGFCTSKSHAEFMAKYFNEQGIPSCAVYSGREGEYNEDRNIALNKLRDEELKVIFSVDMFNEGLDVKSIDMVMFLRPTESPTIFLQQLGRGLRKDKNKKYLNVLDFIGNYKKSNLVPYLLIGENKANASSNRNMPSEEDFPEDCFIDFDFRLVDIFERMRKENQKVKDKITEEYFRIKSYVGHRPSRLDIFTYAEDEIYINIKGKNDIFKDYLGYLQEIGEITDAEQVLKDSFAGEFLNMVATTGMQKFYKIPILSAFYNNGNVKAKVSDSDLNESFISFYKSGTNKYFIMKDKDIKDEKAIYTDKFINNAKKNPIDAFLKTSSEYFYMEEDMFCLDNRMLEFLDNDIFIKEFKDCIDYRLKKFYKDKFEK
- a CDS encoding HIT family protein, which codes for MSCIFCDMKDYVLENDLAYAIFDKFPVNKGHMLFIPKRHVKDFFDITNKERESIFKLIYEGKKLLDEKYSPDGYNVGVNCGEVSGQTVMHVHVHLIPRYFGDTDCPKGGVRGVIPTKMKY